A genomic segment from Neobacillus sp. YX16 encodes:
- a CDS encoding transporter substrate-binding domain-containing protein, with translation MRNKLSLFIVLLVSAIVLLAGCGTSKGSNSGASEDNTFTVGLEAGYAPFNWTQNDDSNGGVKIGGSAEYAGGYDVEIAKKVAEGLGKELVIVKTEWDGLVPALTSGKIDAIIAGMSPTADRKKTIDFSDNYYTSNLVMVVKKGSKYEGATSIQDFKGAKVTAQLNTFHYSVIDQIEGVDKKTAMDNFPAMRVALESGMIDGYVSERPEGVSASAANENYVMVEFEEGFKTSADDTAIAVGLEKGSDLTDKINEILSAIPEEERTSIMDTAIKNQPAAK, from the coding sequence ATGAGAAATAAGTTATCATTATTTATTGTTTTATTGGTTTCAGCTATTGTTCTATTAGCAGGATGTGGGACAAGCAAGGGTTCTAATTCTGGAGCATCAGAGGATAATACTTTTACGGTCGGACTTGAAGCAGGATATGCTCCATTTAACTGGACTCAAAACGATGATTCCAACGGTGGTGTTAAAATAGGCGGTTCTGCAGAATATGCGGGCGGGTATGATGTTGAAATTGCTAAAAAAGTAGCGGAAGGTTTAGGAAAAGAATTAGTGATTGTCAAAACAGAGTGGGATGGTCTTGTGCCAGCTTTAACTTCAGGAAAAATTGATGCGATTATAGCTGGTATGTCACCGACAGCAGATCGTAAAAAAACAATCGATTTTTCGGATAATTACTATACATCCAATTTAGTGATGGTTGTCAAAAAAGGCAGCAAGTATGAAGGTGCAACTTCTATCCAAGATTTCAAAGGGGCAAAAGTTACAGCTCAATTAAATACGTTCCACTACTCAGTAATTGATCAAATTGAAGGTGTAGACAAGAAAACAGCAATGGACAACTTCCCAGCAATGAGAGTAGCTCTTGAATCAGGGATGATTGACGGATACGTTTCAGAGCGACCAGAAGGAGTTAGTGCATCAGCTGCAAATGAAAACTACGTAATGGTTGAATTTGAAGAAGGATTTAAAACATCAGCAGATGATACAGCAATCGCTGTCGGTCTTGAAAAAGGCAGTGACCTGACAGATAAAATCAATGAAATTTTATCAGCTATACCAGAAGAAGAACGTACAAGCATTATGGACACAGCTATTAAGAATCAACCAGCAGCAAAATAA
- a CDS encoding amino acid ABC transporter permease, with product MSFEWVITIISENWPMFLRGAGLTLLIALIGTVLGAIIGLLAGVIRTIPVPERGAKKVFLKIINVILSIYIEFFRGTPMIVQAMVIYYGSALAFGLDMNVFVAAIIVVSINTGAYMAEIVRGGIVSIDKGQFEAAHAIGMNHVQTMWNVVLPQVIRNILPATGNQFVINIKDTSVLNVISVTELYFVTKSISGNNFRYFESFFVACMIYFVMTFIVTRILLYLEKKLDGSDNYTMIGNDTQLEVNQK from the coding sequence ATGAGTTTTGAGTGGGTCATTACAATTATCTCGGAAAACTGGCCTATGTTCCTTCGTGGTGCTGGTTTAACACTTTTGATTGCTCTTATTGGGACGGTTTTGGGGGCGATTATTGGATTATTAGCAGGGGTAATACGTACCATTCCAGTACCTGAACGTGGAGCGAAAAAGGTATTTTTAAAAATAATTAATGTAATCCTTTCTATTTATATCGAATTCTTCCGTGGAACACCGATGATTGTACAAGCGATGGTGATTTATTATGGTTCTGCGTTAGCATTTGGTTTAGATATGAATGTTTTTGTTGCGGCTATTATTGTGGTATCGATCAATACAGGAGCCTATATGGCAGAAATCGTTCGTGGCGGGATTGTTTCGATTGATAAAGGACAGTTCGAAGCAGCGCATGCTATCGGAATGAATCATGTGCAAACGATGTGGAATGTTGTATTACCACAGGTTATTCGCAATATTCTACCTGCTACAGGAAATCAATTTGTTATTAATATTAAAGATACATCCGTTCTGAATGTTATTTCGGTTACAGAATTATATTTCGTTACAAAATCGATTTCAGGTAATAACTTTAGATATTTCGAATCATTTTTCGTAGCATGTATGATTTATTTTGTAATGACCTTTATTGTCACAAGAATATTGCTATACCTCGAAAAGAAATTAGATGGCTCTGACAACTATACGATGATTGGCAACGATACACAGCTAGAAGTAAATCAAAAATAA
- a CDS encoding amino acid ABC transporter ATP-binding protein, which yields MEKIIDIQHLNKSFGTHEVLKDINFSVNKGEVVSIIGSSGSGKSTLLRCINLLEKPSGGQIIYHGENILDDKHDVADYRKHLGMVFQQFNLFNNHNVLNNCVVGQIKVLKRSKEEAEKVAMKYLKVVGMDKYINAKPKQLSGGQKQRVAIARALSMEPDVMLFDEPTSALDPEMVGEVLKVMKELAESGLTMLIVTHEMEFAKEVSDRAVFMDKGVIAEEGSPEQIFNNPTQDRTREFLKRTLKQS from the coding sequence ATGGAAAAGATTATTGATATTCAACATTTAAACAAATCCTTTGGAACGCATGAAGTACTAAAAGACATTAATTTTTCTGTGAATAAAGGGGAAGTAGTCTCCATTATCGGTTCCTCAGGATCTGGTAAATCAACTCTTCTTCGTTGTATTAATCTATTAGAAAAACCAAGCGGCGGACAAATTATCTATCATGGTGAAAATATCCTGGATGACAAGCATGATGTAGCGGATTACCGAAAGCATTTAGGCATGGTATTCCAACAATTTAACTTATTTAACAATCACAATGTCCTCAACAACTGTGTGGTAGGACAAATAAAAGTATTAAAACGCTCCAAAGAAGAAGCTGAAAAAGTAGCGATGAAGTACTTGAAGGTTGTTGGAATGGACAAATATATCAACGCGAAGCCAAAGCAGCTATCCGGTGGCCAAAAGCAACGCGTGGCGATTGCAAGAGCACTTTCGATGGAACCAGATGTGATGTTATTTGATGAACCAACATCCGCGCTTGATCCAGAAATGGTAGGAGAGGTTCTAAAGGTCATGAAGGAACTCGCCGAATCAGGTCTTACGATGTTAATCGTAACGCACGAAATGGAATTTGCCAAAGAAGTATCTGATCGCGCTGTATTTATGGACAAGGGAGTTATTGCAGAAGAAGGAAGTCCTGAGCAAATTTTCAATAATCCAACACAAGACCGTACTAGGGAATTCTTAAAACGTACTTTAAAACAATCATAA
- a CDS encoding spore germination protein translates to MFKKKIKRTNFISKYDTQEKTIDEVFEKAKKSSDFSSLSPIESNNRLQISFYKTLINIDLFHQSLLPSLMEKIESINKLDDIKRFIPIEGIKISSDGKEVEKSLHEGYVVIQLSEYKQDCVLISLENSRFGKRETNETENEFSVIGPKTGFIEDLSTNLHLLRSELVTSDLIFEEFVVGTRSQTKVVVSYLDGITNPEYVKTVRQRISNLDIDVLFDNTQLEQMISDHTTTPFPLYITTERVDRAVYALIQGHVALISDKSCYVVTGPSNLMDFFSSPEDYYLPWIVASFFKLIRIIGMLFSVFSTPFYVAILTFHFEVVPKDLLGPIVYSRANVPFPPAIEVLFLELTIEFLREAGARLPTKIGQTLGIVGGIVIGQATVEAALTSNILLIIVALSALSSFTTPIYKMSNAVRILRYPFILLAALYGGFGIYIGIILLITHLMRLKSLGNPYMIPLFPYRKGGIINSFSRPPFLFLKKRPSFLRPLTQKMYEPTINRDPEEGLNSE, encoded by the coding sequence ATGTTCAAAAAAAAAATAAAACGAACAAACTTTATTAGTAAATATGATACACAGGAGAAAACCATTGATGAGGTTTTTGAAAAGGCAAAAAAATCTAGTGACTTTTCAAGTTTATCACCAATTGAGTCAAACAATCGGCTACAAATTAGTTTTTATAAGACTTTAATTAATATAGATTTATTTCATCAATCTCTCCTCCCAAGCCTAATGGAAAAAATAGAATCAATAAATAAACTTGATGATATCAAACGATTTATACCAATTGAAGGTATTAAGATTTCGAGTGATGGAAAAGAGGTAGAAAAGAGCCTCCATGAAGGCTATGTAGTGATTCAACTAAGTGAATACAAACAGGATTGTGTGCTCATTAGTTTGGAAAATTCCCGGTTTGGTAAGCGGGAAACAAATGAAACAGAAAATGAGTTTAGTGTAATTGGTCCGAAAACAGGATTTATAGAGGATCTCAGTACGAATCTTCACTTATTAAGAAGTGAACTCGTGACATCTGATCTTATCTTTGAAGAGTTTGTAGTTGGAACGAGATCGCAAACAAAGGTTGTGGTTTCCTACTTAGATGGAATCACAAATCCGGAATATGTGAAGACAGTAAGGCAGCGAATTTCAAATCTTGACATTGATGTTTTATTCGATAACACTCAATTGGAACAAATGATATCGGATCATACTACTACTCCTTTTCCGTTATATATCACTACAGAGAGAGTCGACAGAGCCGTTTATGCATTAATTCAGGGGCATGTGGCTCTCATAAGTGATAAATCATGCTATGTCGTGACAGGGCCATCAAATCTCATGGACTTTTTTTCATCCCCTGAAGATTATTATTTGCCTTGGATTGTAGCATCATTTTTTAAACTTATCCGAATCATTGGGATGTTGTTTTCTGTTTTTTCGACCCCTTTTTATGTGGCAATCTTAACGTTCCATTTTGAGGTAGTACCGAAGGATTTATTGGGACCTATTGTTTATTCAAGAGCCAATGTTCCATTCCCGCCAGCAATAGAAGTTTTGTTTTTAGAATTAACCATCGAATTTCTAAGAGAAGCGGGAGCTAGACTGCCAACGAAAATTGGTCAAACACTCGGGATTGTTGGGGGAATTGTAATTGGGCAGGCAACCGTTGAAGCAGCTTTAACAAGTAATATTTTATTAATTATCGTGGCATTATCTGCGTTGTCGTCCTTTACGACTCCAATCTATAAAATGTCCAATGCTGTTAGAATCCTTCGATATCCTTTTATCCTCCTTGCTGCTTTATATGGGGGATTCGGTATTTACATTGGAATAATTCTTTTAATTACACATCTGATGCGTTTAAAATCTTTGGGTAACCCTTATATGATACCTTTATTTCCATATCGAAAAGGCGGTATCATAAATTCTTTTAGTAGGCCGCCGTTTCTTTTTTTGAAAAAACGTCCCTCTTTTTTAAGACCTCTAACTCAGAAAATGTATGAGCCAACGATCAATCGGGACCCTGAGGAAGGTCTTAATTCTGAATAA
- a CDS encoding Ger(x)C family spore germination protein, whose amino-acid sequence MILFLISICLVSLLGCTRMRTIDKVTMVHVFGFDKDDKQLIGTALFPNYTKSKDTDNIQLLTEKAVAGNLFYQELNKHTDTPVKFAKLRVIVFGKKYAESGIGDMVERFIINPELGTRIQLVVSEQSAEDTLHEFRKGDSLNLLDIIQHNITRQYLPEMNLHYFLNHFYGQGMDAFVPMILFDDQKKLMVDGIGIFKDDKLKLKINEEQTILFSILKNRRVEGTLKMDVEHMSKKGIVITRGYKNSQKWEFKKNNLNQPELNLTLNLQWTVSQYPNWIKLSNEKDKELLIKLIKVEVKKMAEELLMTLKENEVDPIGIGNIVRSQMRDWDEKEFYERYPSLPINVEVHLEIMNTGLDV is encoded by the coding sequence ATGATCCTATTTTTGATTTCCATATGTCTAGTCAGCCTATTGGGATGTACGAGAATGAGAACCATCGATAAGGTAACCATGGTTCATGTGTTCGGGTTTGATAAAGATGATAAACAGCTAATCGGAACGGCACTATTTCCGAATTACACGAAAAGTAAAGATACCGATAATATTCAATTATTAACAGAAAAAGCGGTTGCTGGGAATTTATTTTACCAAGAATTGAATAAGCATACGGACACGCCTGTTAAGTTTGCAAAGTTGAGAGTGATTGTGTTTGGGAAGAAGTATGCTGAATCTGGTATTGGTGATATGGTAGAACGATTTATTATTAATCCAGAGCTTGGAACTAGAATTCAACTTGTGGTTTCAGAACAATCAGCAGAGGATACATTACATGAATTTAGGAAGGGAGATTCACTTAATTTACTTGATATCATACAACATAATATCACTAGGCAATACTTACCGGAAATGAATCTTCATTACTTTTTAAATCATTTTTACGGACAAGGAATGGACGCTTTTGTTCCCATGATTTTATTTGATGACCAAAAGAAATTGATGGTTGACGGCATTGGAATATTTAAGGATGACAAGCTAAAACTCAAGATAAATGAAGAACAGACGATACTCTTTTCGATTCTAAAAAATAGACGGGTTGAAGGTACCTTAAAAATGGATGTCGAACATATGAGCAAAAAAGGTATTGTTATCACTCGTGGTTATAAAAATAGTCAAAAATGGGAATTTAAAAAAAATAATCTAAATCAACCTGAGTTGAATCTTACCTTAAATCTGCAATGGACAGTAAGTCAGTATCCTAATTGGATTAAGCTTTCGAATGAAAAAGATAAAGAGCTTTTAATAAAATTAATAAAAGTAGAAGTGAAAAAAATGGCGGAAGAGCTTTTGATGACTTTAAAAGAAAATGAAGTTGACCCAATAGGGATTGGTAATATTGTGAGGTCCCAAATGAGGGATTGGGATGAAAAGGAGTTTTATGAGAGGTATCCTAGTTTACCAATTAACGTAGAAGTTCATTTAGAAATAATGAATACAGGTTTAGATGTTTAA
- a CDS encoding GerAB/ArcD/ProY family transporter, with the protein MQSKVKENAMVSPYFMFFLIHGTQTGIGVLKFQSEIIKGAGQDAWVSVLVVGLSLHIIFLMMLHIMRNSSQGDIISFHTDLFGKYVGGILNILVAIYFFAVGLLALQSYVDILQIWVFDGISSWEISLLICLCVYYIVSGGFRLIAGIAFWGVIIPSFLLLSFVYVIRYIDYTYIMPLFNHDFKDYLLSAKESGFMYFGVEAIFVFFPFIKNGMKSSKWGHYGLLYTTIFYLVITLVTFMYFTQGKLQHLSWPTLSIIKIIQLPFLERFEFIFIFTWLLVFIPVVCTYLWSSVRIIKLTFKKLTPTFILFFLLGSSFLIICNAEDILFKQLLEKVVRYSGLIFLFGYVPLLFMISLIKSMISKRKPERQGSESVL; encoded by the coding sequence ATGCAATCAAAGGTTAAGGAAAATGCTATGGTTTCACCCTATTTCATGTTTTTTCTCATTCATGGGACCCAAACAGGTATTGGAGTATTAAAGTTTCAATCAGAAATTATTAAAGGAGCAGGACAGGATGCATGGGTTTCTGTTTTGGTTGTCGGTCTAAGCTTACACATTATTTTCCTCATGATGTTACATATCATGAGAAATTCTAGCCAAGGAGATATCATATCATTTCATACTGACTTATTTGGTAAATATGTAGGAGGCATTCTAAATATTTTGGTGGCAATCTATTTTTTTGCGGTAGGACTACTAGCCTTGCAATCCTATGTAGATATTCTCCAAATTTGGGTGTTTGATGGGATTAGTTCTTGGGAAATTTCTCTCCTTATCTGTTTGTGTGTTTACTATATTGTTTCTGGCGGCTTCCGTTTAATTGCAGGTATAGCGTTCTGGGGGGTCATTATTCCAAGCTTTTTGTTGTTATCTTTTGTCTATGTAATTAGATATATAGATTATACCTACATCATGCCTTTATTTAACCATGATTTCAAAGACTATCTACTATCAGCAAAAGAAAGTGGATTCATGTATTTTGGCGTAGAGGCGATATTTGTGTTTTTTCCTTTTATTAAAAACGGGATGAAGTCCAGTAAGTGGGGACATTACGGTTTACTCTACACAACAATCTTTTACCTTGTAATCACTCTAGTAACATTTATGTACTTCACACAAGGTAAACTTCAACATTTATCTTGGCCAACCTTGAGCATAATAAAAATTATCCAATTGCCTTTTCTAGAACGGTTTGAGTTTATTTTTATCTTTACATGGCTATTAGTTTTTATACCAGTCGTTTGCACGTACTTGTGGTCATCCGTGCGAATCATAAAACTGACCTTTAAGAAACTAACACCAACATTTATTCTCTTCTTCCTACTTGGTAGTTCCTTTTTAATTATTTGTAACGCAGAGGATATCCTGTTTAAGCAACTGTTGGAAAAGGTTGTACGTTACTCAGGTCTCATTTTTTTATTTGGCTATGTTCCTCTTTTATTTATGATTAGTTTAATCAAGTCCATGATAAGTAAGCGAAAGCCGGAGCGCCAAGGTAGTGAATCGGTGTTGTAG
- a CDS encoding amino acid permease, translating into MAQQELKRDLKNRHVQLIAIGGTIGTGLFLGSGKAIQLAGPSIIFAYLIVGIAVFFVMRALGELLLSKAGYQSFTDIAEDYLGSRAAFVTGWTYWFCWIMVAMADVIAVGLYVQYWFDIPQWIPAIICLIIILGLNLLTVKLFGELEFWFALIKVITILVLIGIGVILLVMGFKTDVGTVTVQNLWQHGGLFPNGVSGFLLSFQMVVFAYVGVELVGVSAAETANPEKNIPSAINKIPARILFFYVGALIILLCVNPWTELNPAESPFVKTFGLVGIPVAAGIINFVVLTSAASACNSGMFSTSRILFNLGKNDQAPSKFAKLNKNYVPSNALWVSALVVSVGALLSKLIPEQAFGIVTTISAICFIWVWGVILICHLRYKKTQPQLHKKSTFKAPFTPFSNYAVLALFAMILIIMLVAEETRPALLLTPLWFILLFTLYSNTRKKEKDIKLSA; encoded by the coding sequence TTGGCACAACAAGAATTAAAGAGAGATTTAAAAAATCGGCATGTTCAACTAATCGCAATTGGCGGCACCATTGGTACCGGATTGTTCTTAGGATCAGGTAAAGCGATACAACTGGCAGGCCCATCCATCATCTTTGCTTATTTAATCGTAGGTATCGCCGTATTTTTTGTTATGAGGGCGCTAGGAGAACTTCTTTTGTCTAAAGCAGGTTATCAATCTTTTACAGACATTGCCGAAGATTATCTTGGATCTCGGGCAGCGTTTGTAACCGGATGGACCTATTGGTTTTGCTGGATTATGGTTGCTATGGCTGATGTGATTGCAGTTGGTTTATATGTACAATATTGGTTTGATATTCCACAATGGATACCTGCCATCATCTGTTTAATCATTATATTAGGACTGAATCTATTAACGGTAAAGCTGTTCGGAGAATTAGAGTTTTGGTTTGCTTTGATAAAAGTAATAACGATTCTCGTATTGATTGGCATTGGGGTTATTTTGCTCGTGATGGGATTCAAGACTGATGTTGGAACGGTTACGGTTCAAAACCTTTGGCAACATGGAGGACTTTTTCCAAATGGCGTTTCAGGTTTCTTACTTTCCTTCCAAATGGTCGTCTTTGCCTATGTCGGTGTGGAATTAGTGGGTGTATCAGCAGCGGAAACAGCCAATCCAGAAAAAAATATCCCATCGGCGATTAATAAAATTCCTGCAAGGATTTTATTCTTCTATGTTGGTGCTCTGATCATCTTATTATGTGTGAACCCATGGACAGAGCTAAATCCTGCAGAAAGTCCTTTTGTTAAAACGTTTGGGTTAGTCGGAATTCCGGTTGCAGCAGGAATTATTAATTTTGTCGTCTTAACTTCAGCCGCTTCTGCTTGTAACAGCGGGATGTTTTCAACAAGCCGGATCCTGTTTAATTTAGGGAAAAATGACCAGGCGCCATCCAAGTTTGCAAAACTGAATAAAAATTATGTACCAAGTAATGCTTTATGGGTATCCGCCCTTGTCGTATCAGTAGGCGCACTATTGAGCAAACTTATTCCGGAACAAGCTTTTGGTATCGTGACAACGATTAGTGCAATTTGTTTTATTTGGGTTTGGGGTGTCATTCTCATTTGCCATTTACGGTACAAGAAAACACAGCCACAATTGCATAAAAAGTCAACCTTTAAAGCACCATTCACACCATTTAGTAATTATGCTGTCTTAGCGTTGTTTGCCATGATTCTCATCATTATGCTGGTTGCTGAGGAAACACGTCCGGCCTTATTGTTGACACCTCTATGGTTTATTCTATTATTTACTCTGTATTCAAATACAAGAAAAAAGGAAAAAGATATCAAACTATCAGCATAG
- a CDS encoding YitT family protein: MKNLIVITGSLIVAFAFNFFLVPYGILSSGISGIAILIGLITPFNIGLMNLLLNLPLMILGYFKLGKMITINTLICVLSLSVFLYLLPAVPVTDNILLSTIFGGIIGGIGVGIILKSSGTSGGLDIIAIILSRTSNLSVGLLLTGMNGIIVLISGAAFSWNIALYTLLSIYLTGKMIDTIHTDHIKLTMQIVTSKGELIRKELLESVYRGITITEGYGGYSQEKKQIIMMVVTSYETAQIKKIVRTHDENAFINIFKTVEVDGVFAKN, encoded by the coding sequence ATGAAAAATTTAATTGTGATCACAGGTTCCTTGATCGTGGCTTTTGCCTTTAATTTCTTTCTCGTTCCTTATGGAATACTGAGTAGCGGTATAAGTGGTATTGCGATTTTGATTGGGCTAATCACTCCATTTAATATTGGCTTAATGAATCTGCTGCTTAATTTACCATTAATGATTTTAGGCTATTTTAAACTTGGGAAAATGATTACCATCAATACACTCATTTGTGTTTTATCACTTTCTGTTTTCTTATACCTGTTGCCCGCAGTTCCTGTGACGGACAATATATTGCTCTCAACCATTTTTGGAGGAATCATTGGAGGCATTGGAGTCGGCATCATTTTAAAGTCCTCCGGAACTTCTGGTGGTCTAGATATCATTGCGATTATCCTTTCCCGAACAAGTAATCTTTCTGTTGGTCTTCTTCTTACTGGTATGAACGGCATCATTGTACTTATTTCTGGAGCAGCTTTCAGCTGGAATATTGCCTTATACACGCTTTTGTCTATCTATTTAACTGGAAAAATGATTGATACCATCCACACGGATCATATTAAATTGACTATGCAGATAGTCACTTCAAAAGGTGAGTTAATACGAAAAGAATTACTAGAATCAGTCTATCGAGGGATTACAATCACGGAAGGCTATGGCGGCTACTCCCAAGAGAAAAAACAGATTATCATGATGGTTGTTACAAGCTACGAAACGGCACAAATAAAAAAAATTGTCCGTACCCATGATGAAAATGCATTTATTAATATATTTAAGACCGTTGAAGTTGACGGTGTATTCGCTAAAAATTAG
- a CDS encoding response regulator transcription factor yields MATKELCKIIIVDDEILIRQGIKHYMNWEQEGFQIVGEASNGKEALEIIERTQPQIVITDIVMPIMDGEELTRIVKSKYPDIEIIILSSFGEFDYVRSTFQSGVVDYILKPKLDARTLLDGLNKAVSRMTPTNSNEKKQQDRISVNLVIDKLISGFEMDYDAELLTRVFPYDSFYILGVVFNGQIPRGDLLQIQDNITNQYRSYLPQATHYSITLDKNKTAVILNVNKDQSKEVINFIQKIAEANKDLGFVLSEQFTDFSKVGLIYNEKISKLLQYQFYFPNIPFLREQDLQREVPNSEAFKMDWFTSECKHSRFQEAFSYLQEYVSVYSKCYSTDIFEFKSFFENIIFHITVILNNMEYDVTEIKNAKYEYFRAINEAQSSNETVEQLNKFIEQVNKCLHSEKNQPSNLNMKKILQYIEEHYAEQLSLSDVAEHFHFNPSYMSNYFSTHNKEGFIEYLNKVRIEKASQLLLKDAASISDISGMVGYSDHSYFCKVFKKVNGMSPSKYRRKHT; encoded by the coding sequence ATGGCAACTAAAGAACTATGTAAAATTATTATTGTAGATGATGAAATCTTAATTAGACAGGGGATAAAACACTACATGAATTGGGAGCAAGAAGGCTTTCAAATTGTGGGAGAGGCTTCAAATGGAAAGGAAGCACTTGAGATCATTGAACGGACTCAACCCCAAATCGTAATAACCGATATTGTGATGCCTATTATGGATGGGGAAGAATTGACAAGAATCGTTAAGTCAAAATATCCAGATATCGAAATCATTATACTCAGTAGTTTTGGGGAATTTGACTATGTTCGTTCTACCTTTCAAAGTGGAGTTGTTGATTATATATTAAAGCCTAAGCTGGATGCACGTACATTGTTAGACGGGTTAAATAAAGCAGTAAGCAGGATGACACCTACTAATTCAAATGAGAAAAAACAGCAGGATCGCATTTCTGTTAATCTAGTAATTGATAAGTTAATTTCTGGTTTTGAAATGGATTATGATGCAGAGTTACTAACTAGAGTATTTCCCTATGACAGCTTCTATATTTTAGGTGTAGTTTTTAATGGGCAAATTCCTAGAGGAGATCTGCTTCAAATTCAAGATAATATTACAAATCAGTACCGTTCTTATTTACCTCAAGCAACACATTATTCCATTACCTTGGATAAGAATAAAACAGCAGTCATTCTAAATGTAAATAAAGATCAATCCAAAGAGGTAATCAATTTTATACAAAAGATTGCGGAAGCCAATAAAGATTTAGGCTTTGTTCTAAGTGAACAATTTACTGATTTTTCAAAAGTAGGGCTTATATATAATGAAAAGATATCAAAATTGCTACAATATCAATTTTATTTCCCCAACATTCCTTTTTTAAGAGAACAGGATTTACAACGAGAAGTACCGAATAGTGAAGCTTTCAAAATGGATTGGTTCACAAGTGAATGTAAGCATAGCCGCTTTCAGGAAGCTTTTAGCTATTTACAGGAGTATGTATCAGTATACTCTAAATGTTATTCAACGGATATTTTCGAATTTAAATCTTTCTTTGAAAATATCATCTTTCACATTACTGTCATACTAAATAACATGGAATACGATGTCACTGAAATAAAGAATGCCAAATATGAGTATTTTAGGGCAATTAACGAGGCGCAGTCGTCTAATGAGACAGTAGAACAACTAAATAAATTTATTGAACAAGTGAACAAATGCTTACATTCGGAGAAAAATCAACCTAGTAATTTAAATATGAAGAAAATCCTGCAATATATTGAAGAACATTATGCAGAACAACTTAGCCTTTCAGACGTAGCTGAGCATTTTCATTTTAATCCTTCCTATATGTCTAACTATTTTTCTACACATAATAAAGAAGGGTTTATTGAGTATTTGAATAAGGTTCGAATTGAAAAGGCTTCGCAGCTTTTACTTAAGGATGCAGCCTCGATTTCAGACATTAGCGGAATGGTTGGTTATTCAGATCATAGCTATTTTTGTAAAGTATTTAAAAAGGTCAATGGAATGTCACCTAGTAAATATAGAAGAAAACACACTTGA